From Pandoraea norimbergensis, the proteins below share one genomic window:
- a CDS encoding ClcB-like voltage-gated chloride channel protein has protein sequence MGPNFDHDSLLSVSAVSAWAKLPVVVWVRRQFAPNTLQITLLLAGIVGLLGALATVAFREALSGLQFLLAGHHSGMVELALDLNWWQRLLLPTTGGLIAGLILQYATLWVPKKGSDDYMEAIAIGTGVLSLRQTLVKSTSSLFSVASGASIGREGPMVQLAAMFASLVGRALAFPPERLRLLVACGATAGITSAYNAPIAGALFISEIVYGSISTATLGPLVVASVIANIVIRQFLGYEAVYQMPRFDFVSGWEVFFYVGLGILAGVLAPLFLRLLDTAKQRFGALPVPLFVRLALGGLVVGVLSLQVPQVWGNGYSVVNSILHTHWAWQALAMVLVFKVLATASSAGSGAVGGVFTPTLFVGAALGSLYGLAMNALAPATASVASSYAVVGMGAFLAATTYAPLMSILMIFEMTLSYQVVLPLMLACVTAYLTAHTLREDSVYAKSLRRNLVAGRWLSMTGEASQMRLSSLVVDPDASDAVVKADLSPAAIGERFVETGYRNLVVRAEDGRLVGMLDAASWWRRQATGEPAQWTEIVAPCKALDGEMALVSALRAVAKLHADWIPVAAADGRWLGVVSLPGLIEIVTEERGSE, from the coding sequence ATGGGACCCAATTTCGATCACGACAGTCTCCTATCCGTGTCAGCAGTGTCCGCCTGGGCCAAGTTGCCCGTCGTCGTGTGGGTGCGCCGTCAGTTCGCGCCCAACACCCTGCAAATCACGCTGCTGCTCGCCGGCATCGTCGGTCTGTTGGGCGCGTTGGCCACCGTCGCGTTTCGCGAAGCGCTCTCCGGCCTGCAATTTCTCCTCGCCGGCCATCACAGCGGCATGGTCGAGCTGGCACTCGACCTCAATTGGTGGCAGCGCCTGCTGTTGCCGACCACCGGCGGTCTCATCGCCGGGCTGATCCTCCAGTACGCCACGCTCTGGGTGCCCAAGAAGGGCTCCGACGACTACATGGAAGCCATCGCCATCGGCACTGGCGTGCTGAGCCTGCGTCAGACGCTGGTGAAGAGCACGTCGTCGCTGTTCTCCGTGGCCTCGGGCGCGTCGATCGGCCGGGAAGGGCCGATGGTGCAACTCGCGGCAATGTTCGCTTCGCTGGTCGGGCGCGCGCTCGCGTTCCCGCCTGAGCGGCTGCGGTTGCTCGTCGCCTGCGGCGCGACCGCCGGCATCACCTCCGCCTATAACGCCCCGATTGCCGGGGCGCTGTTCATCTCCGAAATCGTCTATGGCTCGATTTCGACCGCGACGCTCGGGCCACTGGTCGTCGCCTCGGTTATCGCCAACATCGTCATCCGACAGTTTCTCGGCTACGAGGCGGTGTATCAGATGCCGCGCTTCGACTTCGTGTCGGGCTGGGAAGTGTTCTTCTACGTCGGGCTGGGTATTCTCGCCGGCGTGCTCGCGCCGCTGTTCCTGCGTTTGCTCGACACCGCCAAACAACGCTTCGGCGCGTTGCCCGTGCCGTTGTTCGTACGGCTCGCGCTTGGCGGGCTGGTCGTCGGGGTGCTCTCCCTGCAAGTGCCGCAGGTCTGGGGCAATGGGTACAGCGTGGTGAACTCGATACTGCACACGCATTGGGCGTGGCAGGCACTCGCCATGGTGCTCGTATTCAAGGTGCTCGCCACGGCGTCGTCGGCAGGGTCGGGCGCGGTGGGCGGCGTGTTCACGCCGACGCTGTTCGTCGGCGCGGCACTCGGCAGTCTCTACGGACTCGCCATGAATGCGCTCGCCCCGGCCACGGCGTCGGTCGCGAGCAGCTATGCGGTCGTCGGCATGGGGGCGTTTCTTGCGGCCACGACCTATGCGCCGTTGATGTCGATTCTGATGATCTTCGAGATGACGCTGAGTTATCAGGTCGTGCTGCCGCTCATGCTGGCCTGCGTCACGGCGTATCTCACCGCGCATACGTTGCGTGAAGACTCGGTGTATGCCAAGTCGCTGCGCCGCAATCTGGTGGCCGGGCGCTGGTTGTCGATGACCGGCGAGGCAAGCCAGATGCGCTTGTCGTCGCTGGTCGTCGATCCGGACGCCAGTGATGCCGTGGTGAAGGCCGACCTGTCGCCGGCGGCCATCGGCGAGCGCTTCGTCGAGACGGGCTACCGCAATCTGGTCGTGCGTGCCGAGGACGGCCGTCTGGTTGGCATGCTCGACGCAGCAAGCTGGTGGCGCAGGCAGGCGACGGGCGAGCCGGCGCAATGGACCGAGATCGTCGCCCCTTGCAAGGCGCTCGATGGTGAGATGGCGCTGGTCAGTGCACTGCGCGCGGTGGCGAAATTGCATGCCGACTGGATTCCGGTCGCGGCGGCCGACGGCCGCTGGCTCGGCGTGGTGTCGCTGCCGGGGCTGATCGAGATCGTGACCGAAGAACGGGGGAGCGAATGA
- a CDS encoding MarR family winged helix-turn-helix transcriptional regulator, giving the protein MAVSKKGTQKSPVCLEEQLGFALYSASLAMTKAHKPMLDRLGLTYSQYLAMVVLWEQDDIAVNQLGARLGLDSGTLTPLLKRLESMGLLTRRRGHIDERQVFIDLTPRGVNLRREARQVPAQIQAATGQSDTAQKTLRNLLLQLRDALGEA; this is encoded by the coding sequence ATGGCAGTCAGCAAAAAAGGCACACAAAAATCACCCGTGTGTCTCGAAGAGCAGTTGGGTTTCGCGTTGTACTCGGCATCGCTTGCCATGACCAAAGCGCACAAGCCGATGCTCGATCGGCTCGGGCTTACGTACTCGCAATATCTCGCGATGGTTGTGCTGTGGGAGCAGGACGATATCGCCGTCAATCAACTCGGCGCACGTCTCGGGCTCGATTCCGGAACACTCACGCCGTTGCTGAAAAGACTGGAATCCATGGGGCTTTTGACGCGTCGACGCGGTCATATCGACGAACGTCAGGTGTTTATCGATCTGACGCCGCGTGGCGTGAATCTGCGTCGCGAAGCGCGTCAGGTGCCGGCGCAAATTCAAGCTGCTACCGGTCAATCCGACACGGCGCAAAAGACCCTGCGCAATCTACTTCTCCAACTGCGAGACGCCCTCGGCGAGGCGTGA
- a CDS encoding DedA family protein/thiosulfate sulfurtransferase GlpE, with product MLFDLIARYGLWLVFLNIFGQALGLPLPAYPTLIVTASTALFPPLGIIALAAAAALLGDVIWFLAGRRYGHHILRLMCRLSISPDTCVSRTEGSMGRYGVRVLLFARFVPGLSALSVPMAGALGVSWRKFLLYDALGAMLWSGVAVALGVGFSSHIVLVLDAFDTLGRGVLWLVVVVFALYLLNRWLNRYRLLRSLRMARIGVQTLETWMKDEITPVVIDVRSAARRAIDPFTIPGAIAIEPDDIASKLRDIPRDRRIVVFCACPNEVTAARLAQQLRQQGFAEVRPLLGGLDAWRDAGYNVEKIAGFEMLMPAH from the coding sequence ATGCTGTTCGATCTGATTGCCCGCTATGGCCTCTGGCTCGTCTTTCTGAATATCTTCGGACAGGCGCTGGGCCTGCCGTTGCCGGCGTATCCCACCCTCATCGTCACCGCGTCGACGGCGCTGTTCCCGCCCCTCGGCATCATCGCGCTGGCCGCTGCCGCCGCGCTGCTGGGTGATGTCATCTGGTTTTTGGCCGGGCGCCGCTACGGCCATCACATCCTGCGGCTGATGTGCCGCCTGTCGATCTCGCCCGACACCTGCGTGAGCCGCACCGAGGGCTCAATGGGCCGCTACGGCGTGCGCGTGCTGCTGTTCGCGCGGTTCGTGCCGGGCCTCTCGGCCTTGTCGGTGCCGATGGCCGGAGCGCTGGGCGTGTCGTGGCGCAAGTTTCTGCTCTACGACGCGCTGGGCGCGATGCTCTGGTCGGGCGTGGCCGTAGCACTCGGTGTGGGCTTCTCGTCGCACATTGTGTTGGTGCTCGACGCCTTCGACACCCTCGGCCGAGGCGTGCTCTGGCTGGTGGTGGTCGTCTTCGCGCTTTACCTGCTCAACCGCTGGCTCAATCGTTACCGCTTGCTGCGCTCGCTGCGCATGGCACGTATCGGCGTGCAAACGCTTGAAACCTGGATGAAGGACGAGATCACGCCGGTCGTGATCGACGTGCGCTCGGCAGCACGCCGCGCCATCGACCCGTTCACGATTCCGGGCGCGATCGCCATCGAGCCGGACGATATCGCCAGCAAACTCAGGGATATTCCGCGCGATCGCCGGATTGTGGTGTTTTGCGCCTGTCCGAACGAAGTCACGGCGGCACGGCTCGCGCAGCAATTGCGGCAACAGGGCTTTGCGGAAGTGCGTCCGCTGCTCGGCGGACTGGATGCCTGGCGCGACGCCGGCTACAACGTAGAGAAGATTGCAGGCTTCGAGATGCTGATGCCCGCGCACTGA